Proteins co-encoded in one Nitrospirota bacterium genomic window:
- the lgt gene encoding prolipoprotein diacylglyceryl transferase, which translates to MIPYPDIKPYIIKVGPLQLRWYGVMYLLGFASSYLLVNYQIKKKGLGIERRIIDDLYFYIILGLILGARFGYVLFYNFAEYLQNPLEIFAVWHGGMSFHGGLIGSVFAGICFCRKRGLDSWLVADLVIATAPIGLGLGRIGNFINCELYGRVSNVPWAMVFPCGGGLPRHPSQLYEAFFEGVVLFIVLWYMKNRIKITGGLTALFLILYGVIRFSIEFFREPDAQLGFVVAFLTMGQILSLAMVLVGIMIFLYRTRSARA; encoded by the coding sequence GTGATACCCTACCCTGATATAAAACCTTATATAATAAAAGTCGGCCCGCTGCAGCTCAGGTGGTATGGCGTTATGTACCTACTTGGCTTTGCAAGCTCCTATCTCCTCGTGAACTATCAGATAAAGAAGAAGGGGTTAGGGATAGAACGAAGGATTATAGATGATCTATACTTCTATATTATCCTTGGCCTTATACTGGGCGCAAGATTCGGCTATGTCCTGTTTTATAATTTTGCGGAATACCTGCAAAACCCCCTTGAGATATTTGCAGTCTGGCACGGTGGGATGTCATTTCATGGCGGGCTGATAGGCTCGGTCTTTGCCGGTATATGTTTTTGCCGGAAGAGGGGACTGGATTCCTGGCTGGTTGCAGACCTTGTAATCGCAACAGCCCCGATAGGGCTGGGGCTTGGCAGGATCGGGAATTTTATTAACTGCGAGCTTTATGGAAGGGTGAGTAACGTTCCCTGGGCAATGGTCTTTCCTTGCGGAGGCGGACTGCCGCGTCATCCGTCTCAACTGTATGAGGCCTTTTTTGAAGGGGTAGTGCTTTTTATCGTATTATGGTATATGAAAAACAGGATAAAGATTACAGGCGGTTTAACTGCATTGTTCCTCATCCTGTACGGGGTGATAAGGTTTTCGATCGAGTTCTTCAGGGAACCGGATGCGCAGCTTGGTTTTGTAGTTGCCTTCCTCACCATGGGACAGATATTGAGTCTTGCCATGGTGCTGGTGGGAATAATGATATTTCTGTACAGGACAAGGAGTGCCAGGGCTTAA